The Microcella flavibacter DNA segment CCTGCAGGCGCCAGAGGCCCATGTCGACGGCGTAGCCCTCGGGCGTGCGCAGCACGTCGCGGACGCCCGCGCGCGTGCCGATGGGCAGGCTCGCGCCGACGGGCAGCTCGACGAGCCCGGCGGCGATGAGGTACTCGGTGAAGACGCGCACCCCGTTGCCGCACATCTCGCTCACGCTGCCGTCGCTGTTGACGTAGTCCATGAACCACTCGGCGCGCGGATCCTCCGCGAGCGCGGCAGCGCCGTCGGGGAGGCTGTCGGAGCGGACGGCGCGGATGACCCCGTCGCCGCCGACGCCGACGTGCCGGTCGGCGATGGCCGCGAGCTGCTCACGCGCGAGGCCGTGCTCGCCCTCCGGATCGGCGTAGAGCACGAAGTCGTTGCCGGTGCCGTGGCCCTTGGTGAAGCGGATGCTCGTCGCCATGGCTCGATCCTACGGGCGGGGGATGCGCGGAGGGTCGGTCGCGAGGAGGGCGTCGACCCGCTCACCGAGATGCTCGTCGAGGGCGTCGACCCACTCGGTCGCCGCATCCCGGCCGAACCAGCCGACCTGCCGGCGCGCGTAGCGGCGGGTGAGCGCCGCTGTCTCGGCGATCGCCTGCGCCTCGGTCATCTCGCCCGCGAGCTGCGCGAGGGCCTGGGCGTAGCCGATGGCGCGGCGGGCCGTGATCCCGCGCTCGAGGCCGTGCTCGCGCAGGGCCTCGACCTCGGCGACCATGCCCGCCTCCCACATGCCCTCGACGCGCGCGTCCAGCCGCGGCACGAGCTGCTCGCGCGGCACGCGAAGTGCGATCTGGCGGTAGGGCCGCCAGGGGGTGTCGCGGGCCGCGAGGCCGGCGCTGAAGGGCTCTCCGGTGAGGTCGATGACCTCGAGGGCGCGCACGACGCGGCGGCCGTTCCGGGCGTCGATGGCTTCGGCGGCGCGCGGGTCGCGCTGCGCCAGCTCCCGGTGCAGGGCGTCGGCGCCGAGCCGGTCGAGCTCGGCCTCCCAGTGCGAGCGCAGGCGGGCATCCGTGCCGGGGAATCGGAAGTCGGTGAGGAGCGCGGCGACGTACAGGCCGGAGCCGCCGACGACGATCGGCACCGCCCCGCGCTGCTGGATGCCCTCGATGATCGCGCGCGCCTCGCGCTGGTAGCGCGCGGCCGAGGCCTCCTCGACGACGTCGAGCACGTCGATGAGGTGGTGCGGAACGCCGCGCCGCTCGCACTCGGGCAGCTTGGCGGTGCCGATGTCCATGCCGCGGTAGAGCTGCATCGCGTCGGCGTTGACGATCTCGGCGGCGATGCCACGGGCAGCCCAGCGCTCGGCGAGGTCGAGTCCCAGCGCGCTCTTGCCGGTGCCGGTCGCTCCGACGAGCGCAACGATCACGAGGGAACGCGCTGGCCGTCGGCGGGGTCGTAGATTGGCGAGGTGGCGACCCGCAGCGTCGGGAGGCCGAGCG contains these protein-coding regions:
- the miaA gene encoding tRNA (adenosine(37)-N6)-dimethylallyltransferase MiaA, whose amino-acid sequence is MIVALVGATGTGKSALGLDLAERWAARGIAAEIVNADAMQLYRGMDIGTAKLPECERRGVPHHLIDVLDVVEEASAARYQREARAIIEGIQQRGAVPIVVGGSGLYVAALLTDFRFPGTDARLRSHWEAELDRLGADALHRELAQRDPRAAEAIDARNGRRVVRALEVIDLTGEPFSAGLAARDTPWRPYRQIALRVPREQLVPRLDARVEGMWEAGMVAEVEALREHGLERGITARRAIGYAQALAQLAGEMTEAQAIAETAALTRRYARRQVGWFGRDAATEWVDALDEHLGERVDALLATDPPRIPRP